A stretch of Physeter macrocephalus isolate SW-GA chromosome 8, ASM283717v5, whole genome shotgun sequence DNA encodes these proteins:
- the CLDN8 gene encoding claudin-8, with protein sequence MATYALQIAGLVLGGVGMVGTVAVTVMPQWRVSAFIGSNIVVFENLWEGLWMNCMRHANIRMQCKIYDSLLALSPDLQASRGLMCAACVLSFLAFMAAVLGMKCTRCTGDDEKVKGYILLTAGVVFIVTGLVVLTPVSWVANSIIRDFYNPIVDIAQKRELGEALYIGWTTALVLISGGALFCCVSCCSEKSGSYRYSIPSHRATQKSYHMEKKSPSVYSKSQYV encoded by the coding sequence ATGGCTACCTATGCCCTGCAAATCGCCGGACTGGTGCTTGGTGGTGTTGGGATGGTGGGCACGGTGGCTGTCACCGTCATGCCTCAGTGGAGAGTGTCTGCCTTCATTGGAAGCAACATTGTGGTTTTTGAAAACCTCTGGGAAGGACTGTGGATGAATTGCATGAGGCACGCTAATATCAGAATGCAGTGCAAAATCTACGATTCCCTGCTGGCTCTCTCTCCGGACCTACAGGCATCCAGAGGACTGATGTGTGCTGCCTGTGTGCTGTCCTTCCTGGCTTTCATGGCGGCAGTCCTTGGCATGAAGTGCACGAGATGCACCGGGGACGACGAGAAGGTGAAGGGTTACATCCTGCTAACAGCTGGGGTAGTCTTCATCGTTACTGGCCTTGTGGTGCTCACCCCTGTGAGCTGGGTTGCCAATTCCATCATCAGAGACTTCTACAACCCAATAGTGGATATTGCCCAAAAACGTGAGCTGGGAGAAGCCCTCTACATAGGCTGGACCACGGCGCTGGTGCTGATCTCTGGAGGGGCACTGTTCTGTTGTGTTTCTTGTTGCAGTGAAAAGAGCGGTAGCTACAGGTATTCCATACCTTCCCACCGAGCGACCCAGAAAAGCTATCACATGGAAAAGAAGTCACCGAGTGTGTACTCCAAAAGTCAGTATGTGTAG